Proteins from a genomic interval of Arachis hypogaea cultivar Tifrunner chromosome 10, arahy.Tifrunner.gnm2.J5K5, whole genome shotgun sequence:
- the LOC112714794 gene encoding uncharacterized protein isoform X2, protein MVCKRNTMSSDCFIRGLVFGAGFALANWVLGPKPPTVNVTAPPPPADNVTAAPALQQVDGDPCSFRAITKLLDCINSSKNEKAINKCQVYMDRLVACRKDHLSRSAGPAPAPVHQAPAPAPAQSGDGSMHDDAAAAAPVTTANSMDACKIQSKAFQDCINSYGSDISKCQFYMDRLAECRKNNGAPMSA, encoded by the exons atggtTTGCAAACGTAACACCATGAGTAGTGACTGTTTCATTAGAG GACTGGTATTTGGAGCTGGATTTGCATTGGCAAACTGGGTTTTAGGTCCCAAACCTCCTACCGTTAATGTCACTGCACCACCACCTCCTGCCGATAATGTCACCGCAGCACCAGCATTGCAGCAGGTTGATGGCGATCCGTGCTCTTTTCGAGCTATCACCAAACTCTTAGAT TGCATAAACAGCTCTAAGAATGAGAAGGCGATTAACAAGTGCCAGGTTTACATGGACAGGCTTGTAGCATGCAGAAAAGATCATCTTA GCAGATCTGCTGGCCCAGCTCCTGCTCCAG TTCACCAAGCTCCTGCTCCTGCTCCTGCTCAGAGCGGTGATGGATCTATGCATGATGATGCTGCTGCTGCCGCCCCTGTAACTACCGCTAATAGTATGGATGCATGCAAAATTCAGTCAAAGGCATTCCAGGAT TGCATCAACAGCTATGGAAGCGATATTAGCAAGTGCCAGTTTTACATGGACAGGCTTGCAGAATGCAGAAAGAACAATGGTGCCCCAATGAGTGCTTGA
- the LOC112714794 gene encoding uncharacterized protein isoform X1, translating to MRDRRKTNLSESNYSSFRYSQSHMKPTIYLLVINPIIYWIFVIYIFNRCDLCIGLVFGAGFALANWVLGPKPPTVNVTAPPPPADNVTAAPALQQVDGDPCSFRAITKLLDCINSSKNEKAINKCQVYMDRLVACRKDHLSRSAGPAPAPVHQAPAPAPAQSGDGSMHDDAAAAAPVTTANSMDACKIQSKAFQDCINSYGSDISKCQFYMDRLAECRKNNGAPMSA from the exons ATGCGCGACCGAAGGAAAACAAATTTGAGCGAATCAAATTATTCTTCATTTCGCTACTCACAATCTCACATGAAACCAACCATTTATTTATTGGTGATAAACCCAATAATTTATTGgatatttgttatatatatatttaatagatGTGACTTGTGTATAGGACTGGTATTTGGAGCTGGATTTGCATTGGCAAACTGGGTTTTAGGTCCCAAACCTCCTACCGTTAATGTCACTGCACCACCACCTCCTGCCGATAATGTCACCGCAGCACCAGCATTGCAGCAGGTTGATGGCGATCCGTGCTCTTTTCGAGCTATCACCAAACTCTTAGAT TGCATAAACAGCTCTAAGAATGAGAAGGCGATTAACAAGTGCCAGGTTTACATGGACAGGCTTGTAGCATGCAGAAAAGATCATCTTA GCAGATCTGCTGGCCCAGCTCCTGCTCCAG TTCACCAAGCTCCTGCTCCTGCTCCTGCTCAGAGCGGTGATGGATCTATGCATGATGATGCTGCTGCTGCCGCCCCTGTAACTACCGCTAATAGTATGGATGCATGCAAAATTCAGTCAAAGGCATTCCAGGAT TGCATCAACAGCTATGGAAGCGATATTAGCAAGTGCCAGTTTTACATGGACAGGCTTGCAGAATGCAGAAAGAACAATGGTGCCCCAATGAGTGCTTGA